A single genomic interval of Spirosoma taeanense harbors:
- a CDS encoding DNA primase family protein: MSKAPKNTITVAGLQDAINADAQRLKQNAFVYQTHDQVMQILLLQVLKVDFRELAELPPDNEDAKLKKEHYIVITVEQVLELAQRNQWGLCRRDAFFYAYNGAFWKTIDKDDLKAFLRKAAERMGIDKFKARYVEFSKSLFEQFTETAYLPAPVADRTIVKINLTNGTFDISTESQDLRAPDPADFLTHQLPFAYDPTAKAPLFEQFLNRVQPDLDCQKILAEYIGYLFVSPVKLKLEKTLLLYGSGANGKSVFFEIVTALLGSDNVSHYSLQSLTEEKGYHRANLANKLVNYASEISGKLEANLFKQLVSGEPIEARLPYGQPFILKDYAKLIFNCNELPADVEHTPAYFRRFLIVPFGVTILEAEQDKQLAAKIIQAELSGVFNWVLDGLRRLLAQGRFTDSEAVRGQVEAYKRQSDTVRVFLDEHDYQAHTDYSTPLKELYREYKAFCSEDNYRPVNSRNFKKRLDSYGFHIIRKTGGWVVYVTRTTF; encoded by the coding sequence ATGAGTAAAGCACCCAAAAATACAATCACAGTAGCTGGTTTACAAGACGCTATCAATGCTGATGCCCAACGCTTAAAACAGAACGCCTTTGTTTATCAAACGCACGATCAGGTTATGCAAATCCTGCTTTTGCAAGTCCTAAAGGTTGACTTTCGAGAATTAGCCGAATTGCCCCCCGACAATGAGGACGCCAAACTAAAGAAAGAACACTACATAGTGATTACCGTCGAACAGGTACTCGAACTAGCCCAACGGAATCAATGGGGTCTTTGTCGCCGGGATGCCTTTTTCTACGCCTACAATGGAGCCTTCTGGAAAACGATTGATAAAGACGACCTAAAGGCGTTTTTGCGAAAGGCAGCCGAACGAATGGGCATTGACAAGTTTAAAGCCCGCTATGTGGAATTTTCTAAAAGCTTATTCGAGCAATTTACCGAAACAGCTTACTTACCCGCCCCAGTGGCTGACCGCACTATTGTTAAGATCAATTTGACCAACGGAACCTTTGACATCAGCACAGAAAGTCAGGACTTGCGCGCTCCGGATCCGGCTGACTTTCTGACGCATCAACTCCCATTTGCTTATGACCCTACTGCTAAGGCCCCACTATTTGAGCAGTTTCTAAACCGAGTGCAGCCCGACCTGGACTGCCAAAAAATTCTGGCTGAATATATTGGTTACCTGTTCGTTTCACCGGTCAAACTCAAGCTGGAAAAGACCTTATTGCTGTATGGTTCGGGAGCCAATGGAAAGTCTGTTTTCTTCGAGATCGTTACCGCGTTGTTAGGTTCGGACAACGTTAGCCACTATTCTTTGCAATCACTGACCGAGGAAAAAGGCTATCACCGGGCGAACCTGGCTAATAAGTTAGTCAACTATGCCAGTGAGATCAGCGGTAAGCTGGAAGCTAATTTATTCAAGCAACTTGTTTCAGGCGAACCGATAGAAGCCCGTTTACCGTATGGGCAACCCTTCATCCTGAAGGACTACGCCAAACTGATTTTTAACTGTAACGAGCTACCCGCCGATGTGGAACACACCCCGGCTTACTTTCGTCGGTTCCTGATTGTACCTTTTGGCGTCACCATTCTTGAAGCGGAGCAAGACAAACAACTAGCCGCTAAAATCATACAAGCCGAATTATCGGGCGTCTTTAATTGGGTGTTGGATGGGTTACGCCGTTTATTAGCGCAAGGACGGTTTACCGACAGTGAAGCGGTACGGGGGCAAGTTGAAGCCTACAAACGTCAATCTGATACGGTACGGGTGTTTCTGGATGAGCACGACTATCAAGCCCATACCGACTACTCAACCCCGTTGAAAGAGCTGTATCGAGAGTATAAGGCGTTTTGTTCGGAAGACAACTACCGCCCAGTGAATAGCCGCAACTTCAAGAAACGGCTGGACAGCTACGGCTTTCATATCATCCGAAAAACTGGGGGATGGGTCGTTTATGTGACAAGGACGACTTTTTAA
- a CDS encoding DUF6371 domain-containing protein: MAATAYRYQLPKKSIKGDCPQCGPKHRKTLSRYVDTQTGEPLPDIYGCCDRESNCGYHLNPYHKGPSGLSYHDEVKARYSVGPIPKAWFKQGAKQKRNGLSKQGIITGLIQMEGATLEQAERVASFLFDKPSSRSAKVATTSPQDQVYTIPDEVFEQSLGHYDRNQFAYLLRRHFGVSVADELLKQFQIGTSGRWPGACVFWYIDEQSRIRGGQIKLFDDTFHTVKYVVKNGEKRSRTSWVHSAYARRCDQLKQPYPAWLTAYLDERNEVQKSPCLFGLPQLLTAPVDQPVAIVEAPKTAVISTPYFPGFIWLAVGALSYLNAERLAPVRGRKIELFPDLSKDGKAFERWNQVAAELIGQGFQITVSAYLEDNATAEEKAAGLDLADFLLEQWREYPPEWD; encoded by the coding sequence ATGGCCGCTACTGCTTATCGCTATCAACTCCCGAAGAAATCCATCAAAGGTGACTGTCCCCAGTGCGGGCCCAAGCACCGCAAGACGCTGAGCCGGTACGTCGATACGCAGACGGGTGAACCCTTACCCGACATCTATGGGTGTTGCGACCGGGAAAGTAATTGCGGCTATCACCTCAACCCTTACCACAAAGGCCCGTCTGGCCTCTCCTACCATGATGAGGTGAAAGCCCGTTACAGCGTTGGACCGATTCCTAAAGCCTGGTTTAAACAGGGGGCTAAGCAGAAGCGGAACGGCCTATCCAAACAGGGCATTATAACGGGTTTGATTCAAATGGAAGGCGCAACCCTTGAGCAAGCTGAGCGAGTAGCTTCATTTCTGTTTGATAAGCCATCTTCCCGGTCGGCTAAAGTAGCGACAACCAGCCCACAAGACCAGGTGTACACCATACCCGATGAGGTATTTGAGCAGTCGTTGGGTCACTACGACCGGAATCAGTTTGCCTATCTGCTTCGGCGGCATTTTGGCGTTAGTGTAGCCGATGAGCTGTTAAAGCAGTTTCAGATTGGTACGTCGGGGCGTTGGCCGGGGGCTTGTGTATTCTGGTATATTGATGAGCAGAGCCGAATACGCGGGGGACAGATCAAGCTGTTTGATGATACGTTTCATACGGTTAAGTACGTGGTCAAAAACGGCGAAAAACGCAGCCGAACCAGTTGGGTGCATTCGGCTTATGCCCGGCGTTGCGATCAGCTCAAACAGCCTTACCCGGCCTGGCTGACGGCTTATCTGGATGAGCGGAATGAGGTACAAAAGTCACCTTGTCTGTTCGGCTTGCCGCAACTACTTACCGCTCCGGTAGATCAGCCGGTAGCGATTGTCGAAGCCCCTAAAACAGCCGTGATCAGTACGCCGTATTTTCCCGGCTTTATCTGGCTGGCAGTAGGGGCGTTGTCTTACCTCAACGCCGAACGGTTGGCTCCGGTACGCGGCCGAAAGATCGAGCTGTTCCCTGACCTGTCGAAGGATGGAAAGGCCTTTGAGCGATGGAACCAAGTAGCCGCTGAGTTGATAGGACAGGGCTTTCAAATTACGGTATCAGCCTACCTGGAAGACAACGCCACCGCTGAGGAAAAAGCCGCCGGTTTGGACTTGGCTGATTTCTTACTGGAGCAATGGCGTGAGTACCCACCCGAATGGGATTAA